The stretch of DNA ATGACCATGTTGTTGAACAATTGCCCGCGTTGATTGCTGCCGGCAATTGCTCGCGGCAAAAGTGTTTCCGGCCCCCAATGGGGATCGACGCCGTGTTGCGCGAAATTCACGCGCGCCATCAGCAAGAGAGCAAGAATGCAAGCGATGTATCTTCTCATGTGTTTTACTCCTTGAGTCTCGTTCACGTGTTCTACTCTTAAGCACCGCATCATGTCACTTGAAAAAAAGCATTCTTTGGCGCAGCTCGTATTGGCCGGCGCGCAAGATGTAAATATAAATTCCCGAGGCCACGCTTTGGCCGTTGTGATCCCGGCCATCCCACGTCACCGTGTAGTTTCCCGCGGTTTGAAAAGCCTGCACCAGCGTTTTCACTTCCCGCCCCATGAGGTCGAAGATTTTCAATTGCACCAACCCCGTCGCCGGATGCCACGGCGGAATCGAATAGCCAATCATCGTTGTCGGATTAAACGGGTTGGGATAATTTTGCTCGAGCCGAAATTCCAGCGGGATCGACTTGAACTCTTCCACCGCGGTCACCACCGGATGGCACGGCCGGTCGCGCATGATCTGCCGCACGGTTTTGCGCTGCGTGCTTTGCACGAAGCGCATCCAATCGATGACGTAATTCGAGTCCGCCGCAAAATTGAACGTGTGCGTCACCACGCCGATCACGTCTTTGTTCGCGGTGTTGTTGTATCGTGATTTCAGCGTGTTCACCGCGGTTTGCGTATCAATGAAAAAATGATTGATCTGGCAAACGCGATACGGCCCGTACGTGATAACGCTCGGCGAAGAGAAAGCATCCGGCGCCTGCCGGCCGCCGCCGGTGCGGTAAATGAAAGCTTCATGCCAGTCCTTGCTCTGATCTGGATCGCTCTCACCCGGGCCGCCCATCGTGAGCATGAGCGAATCGCCGCCGATCTTTTCGAGAAAGACGCGATACGCGCTCATGTCGCCGAGCAGTTCCGCGGGATTTTTGCCCTGGGCGATAATGACGGAGGTTGGATAGTTGGTGTAGCGATCCCAATACGGATGAAAAACGCCGTGATGATGTGCGCCGATCTCGTGGCCTCGCTGCTGCCACTCTCGCACTTTTTGCAATCGCGAGGAAACGCGCAGGATCGAGTCCACCCACTGCGGCGTGAACTCGATGGTGAGCGGCACTTGATGGCGATCGGCGAGATTCACGAGCTGGACCAGCTTGTCGAACATGTGCGAGTCATTCGGTTCGCAATGTATGGTGAAAAACGTCTCCGGTGTTTGCGCCGACGCAAGACGCGCGCAACAAATGAGCGCCAACATAATTCCTCTCATAACAGATTTCCTCCGGTTGAGTTTGACGAGCCACTGCAGTGATGCCGAGGCAACAAAAATTCTGCCATCGCCGGGCCTCGTGGGTTTTCTGTCTGATTACGCAGCCAACGTTTGAAAGGACCGTTGCCGTTGTACACCCATGTACAAATCAATGGGCAAGCTGTCCTTATGGGTTCAGTAGATTGGCAGGATTTCTCAGGAAAGTGGAGAGCGCAAGTCGCGCCGGCCTTCTCTGCGACTTTTGCTTCGCGAGGGGTTTTTAAGGACAAGGTTCGCTCTGCCATCATCACCGTATGACTGGCTGGAAAAGCCGGCGGGCTTGTTCGTGGGAAATTTCGTTTTTAGATTTAAGGAGGCAAATGGCGCAGCTATTGATTCAACCTTTGTGTGCAGGTGCAGGGATTCTCCTTGCCGCCAACGTTGAGCCGCTCAGACGCCGAAGCCGGGTGCGAATGCCTTTGGTTTTCTCCGCCCACTGCTGTTTGTTCCATGCTGCCGGCCCCAAATGCGTCGGTTTGGCTTTTTGCTCACAACCCCAGGCCAGCAGCGATGCCGCGCCAATCAGCATCAGGCCGCGCCTGGCGCGATGCCCAAAAATTTCGTTATCATACGCTCTCCTTTCCTTAAAAAAGGTGAGTGGAAATCTCTCGCGGTTGTACTCGCACAGGGTTGAGATTTGAGTTTTGAATTGACCGGAGTGCAAAGCTGCGATGCCAAAGCACGCACTCGAACTCAAAAAATCACCCCAAATGCGTCCAGCGCGAGGTGAGAATGGTAGAATGACGACCGGTTGCTGTTCAGGATGAGGCCGTTTCCTCCTCGAAAGGTTGATGCTCGGCGCAATCGATCCGCAACTCGACATCGGCCAGCGGTTTATCCAATAACCGGCAATGATGCGGCGCCTTCGCGTTCGCATGGGCGTTGGGTTGGAAAAACTTGCAGGTGATGCACATGCGCGCAATGGTGATGACCCCCGCTTGCTGCAAGGACTCAATCAGGTGCATGAGAAATTTCATCACCACAACCTTGTCCTGCGGATCAAAGGCAGCGACGCTTTCCTGAATGACATTGGCCCAACTGGACAGTTTCCGCGCCGTCTTCTTGCCCTCCGTTGTCAGCGCCACCGAAACCACACGGCGATCGGTCTCCCACCATTCGCGGCTGACCATTCCCTTTTTCTCCAGCGTGGTGATCGCATCGCTCACGGTGGCCGGCGTCAAACTGAAACCATTCGCCAGATCGCTGATGGTGCAGCGGTCGGCGGCATGGTAAAGCAGATGAACCAGAAATTGAATTTGAATCGGGCTGAGATGGTGAAGTTTGTTTTGCTCCCACAGTAA from Cytophagia bacterium CHB2 encodes:
- a CDS encoding T9SS type A sorting domain-containing protein; protein product: MRGIMLALICCARLASAQTPETFFTIHCEPNDSHMFDKLVQLVNLADRHQVPLTIEFTPQWVDSILRVSSRLQKVREWQQRGHEIGAHHHGVFHPYWDRYTNYPTSVIIAQGKNPAELLGDMSAYRVFLEKIGGDSLMLTMGGPGESDPDQSKDWHEAFIYRTGGGRQAPDAFSSPSVITYGPYRVCQINHFFIDTQTAVNTLKSRYNNTANKDVIGVVTHTFNFAADSNYVIDWMRFVQSTQRKTVRQIMRDRPCHPVVTAVEEFKSIPLEFRLEQNYPNPFNPTTMIGYSIPPWHPATGLVQLKIFDLMGREVKTLVQAFQTAGNYTVTWDGRDHNGQSVASGIYIYILRAGQYELRQRMLFFK
- a CDS encoding MarR family transcriptional regulator — its product is MSSIFDPAHQHQDVDSKIAAALERMAQAFRVLLWEQNKLHHLSPIQIQFLVHLLYHAADRCTISDLANGFSLTPATVSDAITTLEKKGMVSREWWETDRRVVSVALTTEGKKTARKLSSWANVIQESVAAFDPQDKVVVMKFLMHLIESLQQAGVITIARMCITCKFFQPNAHANAKAPHHCRLLDKPLADVELRIDCAEHQPFEEETASS